The following proteins are encoded in a genomic region of Hirundo rustica isolate bHirRus1 chromosome 3, bHirRus1.pri.v3, whole genome shotgun sequence:
- the SYTL3 gene encoding synaptotagmin-like protein 3 isoform X1 — translation MACEFNLNFLKELEREAVLEVLYRDQMVRKTEEERIRKMKVQLQQLRWKGAKTVRHEYQERCCARCQKPLGLLVNRGAVCNGCSHRVCSECRVCLNPCLWKCTICYAHGDVKVKAGEWFFEERAKKYPGEGRHETAGAKLLESYQNLSKISVVPPTPPPFTESAAGTNVMGNELGESKRFNKSVENLFLSLTTHIKKISKSQNDMVDRCVLTTDCGKNVERRKQRRSQSDTAINITSRMKSTPSLQQLITGAQNDSETQSKSSWKEEEDIMTGPTSDTVFCDGRKHASFTRRILSVCMNCGIGNGSLYSLSSICTESGNFGKANITGEIEFALKYNFRACILEVCIKGCKNLGYGEEKKKKCNPYVKVYLLPDKSPRSKRKTAVKKSTVDPEFDETLKYKIEYSQLSSRQLQISVWHAGALKYRVFLGEVVIPLAAWNFEEDSMQFDWYPLKPKLEKPEDDLIQYNGELLVSARLSLPAQYESLQSEGNKDQGVLNCQLQVMIFGAKNLPMLRSAGMLNSFVKGCLILPDQAEVKQKSPVLKKEACPQWKHLFVFDGVTPAQLQQSCLHLTVWHKSTFSSSDQFIGGARLGAKEFFASMDLASQGMLQWQEMLRNPNTWMDFTLVLNSNEENFKS, via the exons ATGGCCTGTGAATTTAATCTGAACTTCCTTAAGGAATTAGAACGAGAGGCTGTTCTGGAAGTCCTGTACCGTGACCAGATGGTGAGAAAAACGGAGGAGGAAAGAATAAG GAAAATGaaagtgcagctgcagcagcttcgGTGGAAGGGGGCGAAGACTGTAAGGCACGAGTACCAGGAGAGATGCTGTGCTCGCTGTCAGAAGCCGCTGGGGTTGCTGGTGAACAGAGGTGCAGTGTGCAATGGCTGCAGCCATCGGGTGTGCTCGGAATGCCGCGTGTGCCTGAACCCCTGCCTCTGGAAATGCACCATCTGTTACGCTCACGG AGATGTGAAAGTGAAGGCTGGTGAATGGTTCTTTGAAGAACGAGCAAAGAAGTATCCAGGTGAAG GCAGACATGAAACAGCTGGTGCAAAGCTCTTGGAATCTTACCAGAATCTGAG TAAAATTTCTGTCGTACCTCCAACTCCACCTCCTTTCACAGAATCGGCAGCAGGAACCAATGTGATGGGAAAT GAACTTGGAGAGTCTAAAAGGTTTAATAAGTCTGTGGAAAACTTGTTTTTGTCTCTCACAACACATATAAAAA AAATATCAAAGTCCCAGAATGATATGGTTGACAGATGTGTCCTAACTACAGATTGTGGGAAGAATgtggaaagaagaaagcaaagaaggaGCCAGTCTGATACTGCAATCAACATTACAAGCAGG ATGAAAAGTACACCTAGTCTGCAACAGCTCATTACTGGGGCCCAAAATGACAGTGAAACTCAGAGCAAAAGTAGttggaaggaggaagaagacaTAATGACCGGTCCCACAAGTGATACAGTTTTCTGTGATGGCAGAAAACAC GCTTCATTTACCAGAAGGATTTTGTCAGTCTGCATGAACTGTGGTATTGGAAAT gGGAGTTTGTATAGTCTTAGCAGCATTTGCACTGAGTCTGGCAATTTTGGCAAGGCTAACATCACAGGAGAAATAGAGTTTGCCTTGAAGTACAACTTCAGAGCTTGCATCTTGGAAGTTTGCATCAAGGGATGCAAGAACCTGGGTTatggagaagagaagaagaaaaagtgtaACCC GTATGTGAAGGTTTATTTACTTCCTGATAAATCTCCTCGGAGTAAGAGGAAGACAGCTGTCAAAAAGAGCACAGTGGATCCAGAGTTTGATGAGACTTTGAAG TACAAGATTGAATACTCCCAGCTGAGCAGTCGGCAACTTCAGATCTCTGTGTGGCATGCAGGAGCTCTCAAATACAGGGTGTTCTTGGGGGAAGTGGTGATTCCCCTGGCAGCGTGGAATTTTGAAGAGGACTCAATGCAGTTTGACTGGTACCCGCTCAAACCCAAG CTTGAGAAGCCTGAAGATGATCTTATCCAGTACAACGGTGAACTCCTTGTGTCTGCAAGGCTGTCCCTACCAGCCCAGTATGAAAGCCTCCAGTCTGAAG GAAACAAAGACCAAGGAGTTCTCAACTGCCAGCTTCAGGTTATGATATTTGGGGCCAAGAACTTGCCCATGCTGAGATCTGCTGGAATGCTGAACTCCTTTGTTAAAGG TTGTCTTATCCTTCCAGACCAAGCAGAGGTAAAGCAAAAGTCTCCTGTCCTGAAGAAGGAAGCCTGTCCACAGTGGAAACACTTGTTTGTCTTTGATGGTGTGACCCCAGCTCAGCTACAGCAATCATGTCTACACCTGACTGTCTGGCACAAGTCAACTTTCAGCTCAAGTGATCAATTCATAGGAGGAGCCAGGCTTGGTGCAA AGGAATTCTTTGCCTCTATGGACCTTGCTTCTCAAGGAATGCTCCAATGGCAGGAAATGCTCCGCAACCCAAACACATGGATGGACTTCACACTTGTTCTGAATTCAAATGAGGAAAACTTTAAATCATGA
- the SYTL3 gene encoding synaptotagmin-like protein 3 isoform X2: MACEFNLNFLKELEREAVLEVLYRDQMVRKTEEERIRKMKVQLQQLRWKGAKTVRHEYQERCCARCQKPLGLLVNRGAVCNGCSHRVCSECRVCLNPCLWKCTICYAHGDVKVKAGEWFFEERAKKYPGEGRHETAGAKLLESYQNLSKISVVPPTPPPFTESAAGTNVMGNELGESKRFNKSVENLFLSLTTHIKKISKSQNDMVDRCVLTTDCGKNVERRKQRRSQSDTAINITSRMKSTPSLQQLITGAQNDSETQSKSSWKEEEDIMTGPTSDTVFCDGRKHGSLYSLSSICTESGNFGKANITGEIEFALKYNFRACILEVCIKGCKNLGYGEEKKKKCNPYVKVYLLPDKSPRSKRKTAVKKSTVDPEFDETLKYKIEYSQLSSRQLQISVWHAGALKYRVFLGEVVIPLAAWNFEEDSMQFDWYPLKPKLEKPEDDLIQYNGELLVSARLSLPAQYESLQSEGNKDQGVLNCQLQVMIFGAKNLPMLRSAGMLNSFVKGCLILPDQAEVKQKSPVLKKEACPQWKHLFVFDGVTPAQLQQSCLHLTVWHKSTFSSSDQFIGGARLGAKEFFASMDLASQGMLQWQEMLRNPNTWMDFTLVLNSNEENFKS, translated from the exons ATGGCCTGTGAATTTAATCTGAACTTCCTTAAGGAATTAGAACGAGAGGCTGTTCTGGAAGTCCTGTACCGTGACCAGATGGTGAGAAAAACGGAGGAGGAAAGAATAAG GAAAATGaaagtgcagctgcagcagcttcgGTGGAAGGGGGCGAAGACTGTAAGGCACGAGTACCAGGAGAGATGCTGTGCTCGCTGTCAGAAGCCGCTGGGGTTGCTGGTGAACAGAGGTGCAGTGTGCAATGGCTGCAGCCATCGGGTGTGCTCGGAATGCCGCGTGTGCCTGAACCCCTGCCTCTGGAAATGCACCATCTGTTACGCTCACGG AGATGTGAAAGTGAAGGCTGGTGAATGGTTCTTTGAAGAACGAGCAAAGAAGTATCCAGGTGAAG GCAGACATGAAACAGCTGGTGCAAAGCTCTTGGAATCTTACCAGAATCTGAG TAAAATTTCTGTCGTACCTCCAACTCCACCTCCTTTCACAGAATCGGCAGCAGGAACCAATGTGATGGGAAAT GAACTTGGAGAGTCTAAAAGGTTTAATAAGTCTGTGGAAAACTTGTTTTTGTCTCTCACAACACATATAAAAA AAATATCAAAGTCCCAGAATGATATGGTTGACAGATGTGTCCTAACTACAGATTGTGGGAAGAATgtggaaagaagaaagcaaagaaggaGCCAGTCTGATACTGCAATCAACATTACAAGCAGG ATGAAAAGTACACCTAGTCTGCAACAGCTCATTACTGGGGCCCAAAATGACAGTGAAACTCAGAGCAAAAGTAGttggaaggaggaagaagacaTAATGACCGGTCCCACAAGTGATACAGTTTTCTGTGATGGCAGAAAACAC gGGAGTTTGTATAGTCTTAGCAGCATTTGCACTGAGTCTGGCAATTTTGGCAAGGCTAACATCACAGGAGAAATAGAGTTTGCCTTGAAGTACAACTTCAGAGCTTGCATCTTGGAAGTTTGCATCAAGGGATGCAAGAACCTGGGTTatggagaagagaagaagaaaaagtgtaACCC GTATGTGAAGGTTTATTTACTTCCTGATAAATCTCCTCGGAGTAAGAGGAAGACAGCTGTCAAAAAGAGCACAGTGGATCCAGAGTTTGATGAGACTTTGAAG TACAAGATTGAATACTCCCAGCTGAGCAGTCGGCAACTTCAGATCTCTGTGTGGCATGCAGGAGCTCTCAAATACAGGGTGTTCTTGGGGGAAGTGGTGATTCCCCTGGCAGCGTGGAATTTTGAAGAGGACTCAATGCAGTTTGACTGGTACCCGCTCAAACCCAAG CTTGAGAAGCCTGAAGATGATCTTATCCAGTACAACGGTGAACTCCTTGTGTCTGCAAGGCTGTCCCTACCAGCCCAGTATGAAAGCCTCCAGTCTGAAG GAAACAAAGACCAAGGAGTTCTCAACTGCCAGCTTCAGGTTATGATATTTGGGGCCAAGAACTTGCCCATGCTGAGATCTGCTGGAATGCTGAACTCCTTTGTTAAAGG TTGTCTTATCCTTCCAGACCAAGCAGAGGTAAAGCAAAAGTCTCCTGTCCTGAAGAAGGAAGCCTGTCCACAGTGGAAACACTTGTTTGTCTTTGATGGTGTGACCCCAGCTCAGCTACAGCAATCATGTCTACACCTGACTGTCTGGCACAAGTCAACTTTCAGCTCAAGTGATCAATTCATAGGAGGAGCCAGGCTTGGTGCAA AGGAATTCTTTGCCTCTATGGACCTTGCTTCTCAAGGAATGCTCCAATGGCAGGAAATGCTCCGCAACCCAAACACATGGATGGACTTCACACTTGTTCTGAATTCAAATGAGGAAAACTTTAAATCATGA
- the SYTL3 gene encoding synaptotagmin-like protein 3 isoform X3 codes for MVRKTEEERIRKMKVQLQQLRWKGAKTVRHEYQERCCARCQKPLGLLVNRGAVCNGCSHRVCSECRVCLNPCLWKCTICYAHGDVKVKAGEWFFEERAKKYPGEGRHETAGAKLLESYQNLSKISVVPPTPPPFTESAAGTNVMGNELGESKRFNKSVENLFLSLTTHIKKISKSQNDMVDRCVLTTDCGKNVERRKQRRSQSDTAINITSRMKSTPSLQQLITGAQNDSETQSKSSWKEEEDIMTGPTSDTVFCDGRKHASFTRRILSVCMNCGIGNGSLYSLSSICTESGNFGKANITGEIEFALKYNFRACILEVCIKGCKNLGYGEEKKKKCNPYVKVYLLPDKSPRSKRKTAVKKSTVDPEFDETLKYKIEYSQLSSRQLQISVWHAGALKYRVFLGEVVIPLAAWNFEEDSMQFDWYPLKPKLEKPEDDLIQYNGELLVSARLSLPAQYESLQSEGNKDQGVLNCQLQVMIFGAKNLPMLRSAGMLNSFVKGCLILPDQAEVKQKSPVLKKEACPQWKHLFVFDGVTPAQLQQSCLHLTVWHKSTFSSSDQFIGGARLGAKEFFASMDLASQGMLQWQEMLRNPNTWMDFTLVLNSNEENFKS; via the exons ATGGTGAGAAAAACGGAGGAGGAAAGAATAAG GAAAATGaaagtgcagctgcagcagcttcgGTGGAAGGGGGCGAAGACTGTAAGGCACGAGTACCAGGAGAGATGCTGTGCTCGCTGTCAGAAGCCGCTGGGGTTGCTGGTGAACAGAGGTGCAGTGTGCAATGGCTGCAGCCATCGGGTGTGCTCGGAATGCCGCGTGTGCCTGAACCCCTGCCTCTGGAAATGCACCATCTGTTACGCTCACGG AGATGTGAAAGTGAAGGCTGGTGAATGGTTCTTTGAAGAACGAGCAAAGAAGTATCCAGGTGAAG GCAGACATGAAACAGCTGGTGCAAAGCTCTTGGAATCTTACCAGAATCTGAG TAAAATTTCTGTCGTACCTCCAACTCCACCTCCTTTCACAGAATCGGCAGCAGGAACCAATGTGATGGGAAAT GAACTTGGAGAGTCTAAAAGGTTTAATAAGTCTGTGGAAAACTTGTTTTTGTCTCTCACAACACATATAAAAA AAATATCAAAGTCCCAGAATGATATGGTTGACAGATGTGTCCTAACTACAGATTGTGGGAAGAATgtggaaagaagaaagcaaagaaggaGCCAGTCTGATACTGCAATCAACATTACAAGCAGG ATGAAAAGTACACCTAGTCTGCAACAGCTCATTACTGGGGCCCAAAATGACAGTGAAACTCAGAGCAAAAGTAGttggaaggaggaagaagacaTAATGACCGGTCCCACAAGTGATACAGTTTTCTGTGATGGCAGAAAACAC GCTTCATTTACCAGAAGGATTTTGTCAGTCTGCATGAACTGTGGTATTGGAAAT gGGAGTTTGTATAGTCTTAGCAGCATTTGCACTGAGTCTGGCAATTTTGGCAAGGCTAACATCACAGGAGAAATAGAGTTTGCCTTGAAGTACAACTTCAGAGCTTGCATCTTGGAAGTTTGCATCAAGGGATGCAAGAACCTGGGTTatggagaagagaagaagaaaaagtgtaACCC GTATGTGAAGGTTTATTTACTTCCTGATAAATCTCCTCGGAGTAAGAGGAAGACAGCTGTCAAAAAGAGCACAGTGGATCCAGAGTTTGATGAGACTTTGAAG TACAAGATTGAATACTCCCAGCTGAGCAGTCGGCAACTTCAGATCTCTGTGTGGCATGCAGGAGCTCTCAAATACAGGGTGTTCTTGGGGGAAGTGGTGATTCCCCTGGCAGCGTGGAATTTTGAAGAGGACTCAATGCAGTTTGACTGGTACCCGCTCAAACCCAAG CTTGAGAAGCCTGAAGATGATCTTATCCAGTACAACGGTGAACTCCTTGTGTCTGCAAGGCTGTCCCTACCAGCCCAGTATGAAAGCCTCCAGTCTGAAG GAAACAAAGACCAAGGAGTTCTCAACTGCCAGCTTCAGGTTATGATATTTGGGGCCAAGAACTTGCCCATGCTGAGATCTGCTGGAATGCTGAACTCCTTTGTTAAAGG TTGTCTTATCCTTCCAGACCAAGCAGAGGTAAAGCAAAAGTCTCCTGTCCTGAAGAAGGAAGCCTGTCCACAGTGGAAACACTTGTTTGTCTTTGATGGTGTGACCCCAGCTCAGCTACAGCAATCATGTCTACACCTGACTGTCTGGCACAAGTCAACTTTCAGCTCAAGTGATCAATTCATAGGAGGAGCCAGGCTTGGTGCAA AGGAATTCTTTGCCTCTATGGACCTTGCTTCTCAAGGAATGCTCCAATGGCAGGAAATGCTCCGCAACCCAAACACATGGATGGACTTCACACTTGTTCTGAATTCAAATGAGGAAAACTTTAAATCATGA